One stretch of Planococcus sp. PAMC 21323 DNA includes these proteins:
- a CDS encoding winged helix-turn-helix transcriptional regulator yields the protein MATECNGGIETALDLLVGKWKPVILFHLMNNGILRFSELQRSIPGITKKMLTTQLRELEYHNIVNRKVYAQVPPKVEYSITEYGKGLAPTLLSMHEWGFKHLEHLNKLYGTHYEDQIQIKKS from the coding sequence ATGGCTACTGAATGTAATGGCGGAATCGAAACAGCTCTTGATTTACTCGTTGGCAAATGGAAACCCGTAATTCTTTTCCACCTAATGAATAATGGCATTTTGCGTTTTAGTGAACTGCAACGCTCAATTCCCGGGATAACTAAAAAAATGCTGACTACCCAATTAAGAGAATTAGAATACCACAATATTGTTAACCGCAAAGTCTATGCGCAAGTCCCACCAAAGGTTGAATACTCAATTACCGAATATGGAAAAGGCTTAGCTCCTACTTTATTGTCTATGCATGAATGGGGTTTTAAACACTTGGAGCACTTAAATAAACTTTATGGCACACACTATGAAGATCAAATTCAAATAAAAAAGAGCTGA
- a CDS encoding phosphocarrier protein HPr encodes MVEKQFTITDTAGMHARPASALVGAVSKFSSDITLEHNGKKVNLKSILGVMSLGIPSGSVVTIAADGADENEAIEQVGAVMEKEGISNQ; translated from the coding sequence ATGGTAGAAAAACAATTCACAATCACAGATACAGCAGGTATGCATGCACGTCCAGCTTCAGCATTAGTAGGAGCAGTGTCTAAATTCTCATCAGATATCACACTTGAACACAACGGCAAAAAAGTTAATTTGAAATCAATTTTAGGTGTTATGTCTCTAGGTATTCCAAGTGGTTCAGTTGTTACAATTGCAGCTGATGGTGCAGATGAAAACGAAGCGATTGAACAAGTAGGAGCAGTCATGGAAAAAGAAGGGATTTCAAACCAATGA
- a CDS encoding DeoR/GlpR family DNA-binding transcription regulator: MLTNERHLFIMQLLEEKQTVKIQELVESTGASESTIRRDLVDLEHAGKLERVFGGATLTGKNLLEPSILDKSTQLLTEKIEIAKLAASFIHQGDSVYLDAGTTTFQMIPFLKDKDLVVVTNGLTLVEALNNQGITTYLTGGLMKPRTGAFVGSQTIQALQNYRFDVCFLGINGFHPEYGYTTPDPEEAAVKKMASSLSRKTFVLADHSKNNKISFAKIMDLEHATLIVDEITQEANAVLEKKTIVKVAKS, encoded by the coding sequence GTGCTAACGAACGAACGACATCTCTTTATTATGCAATTACTAGAAGAAAAACAAACAGTCAAAATTCAAGAACTTGTTGAATCGACCGGCGCATCTGAATCAACGATCCGAAGAGATTTAGTCGACCTTGAACACGCCGGAAAGTTGGAACGTGTTTTCGGCGGCGCAACGCTCACTGGAAAAAACTTGCTAGAACCGAGCATTTTAGACAAATCAACACAATTATTAACTGAAAAAATTGAAATTGCGAAGTTAGCTGCATCCTTTATACACCAAGGCGATAGCGTTTATCTAGATGCCGGTACCACAACCTTTCAAATGATTCCGTTTTTGAAAGATAAAGACCTTGTTGTCGTGACAAATGGCTTAACGCTTGTCGAGGCACTAAACAACCAAGGCATTACCACCTATTTAACAGGTGGCTTAATGAAACCTCGTACAGGTGCGTTTGTTGGATCACAGACGATTCAAGCTTTGCAGAACTACCGGTTTGATGTGTGTTTCCTCGGTATTAATGGATTTCATCCAGAGTATGGCTATACGACACCAGACCCAGAAGAAGCGGCCGTCAAAAAAATGGCAAGTTCGTTATCGAGAAAGACGTTCGTACTCGCGGATCACTCCAAAAATAATAAAATCAGCTTTGCTAAAATTATGGACCTAGAACATGCCACCTTAATTGTAGATGAAATTACTCAAGAAGCCAATGCTGTACTCGAAAAAAAGACAATTGTAAAGGTGGCGAAATCATGA
- the pfkB gene encoding 1-phosphofructokinase: protein MIYTCTMAPSIDYTAYLPEFDNGKLNRTNRVYYYPGGKGINVSRVLKRFGVANKALGFAGGFTGRYIEEYLKNEGVETDFIETAEVTRINVKIKSATETELNGPGPELGPDQLQALLTKVHTMNKGDWFVLAGTLPNTIPTDYFLKLARICENKNIRFVLDTSGPILKSLLNTPVFLFKPNQQELGELFGVEITSMTEVYEYARKLVASGTEHVVVSMGGDGAMLVSEKTALIAKAPKGNVVNTVGAGDSVVSGFIASYAEHGDAAKAFRFGVASGSATAFQSDLCQKEDVTKLIDQIEVYPFEDKDVTG, encoded by the coding sequence ATGATTTATACGTGCACCATGGCACCCTCTATTGATTATACCGCGTATTTACCTGAATTCGACAACGGGAAGTTAAACCGGACAAACCGTGTGTATTATTATCCGGGGGGGAAAGGCATAAATGTCTCTCGCGTATTAAAACGGTTTGGCGTCGCAAACAAAGCGCTCGGATTTGCTGGTGGCTTTACAGGACGTTATATAGAAGAGTATTTGAAAAATGAAGGCGTGGAAACAGATTTTATCGAAACGGCAGAAGTTACGCGCATTAACGTCAAAATCAAATCAGCAACTGAAACCGAATTAAACGGTCCAGGGCCTGAGTTAGGTCCAGATCAGTTACAAGCTTTGTTAACAAAAGTTCACACCATGAACAAAGGAGACTGGTTTGTGTTAGCCGGTACCTTGCCAAACACAATTCCAACAGATTATTTTTTAAAGCTCGCTAGAATTTGTGAAAACAAAAATATTCGGTTTGTACTCGATACGTCGGGGCCTATACTAAAAAGCCTACTGAATACACCTGTATTTTTGTTTAAGCCCAATCAACAAGAGCTTGGCGAGTTGTTTGGAGTTGAAATTACTAGTATGACTGAAGTGTATGAGTATGCCCGCAAATTGGTCGCAAGTGGCACTGAACACGTGGTCGTATCTATGGGAGGCGATGGTGCCATGCTCGTCTCTGAGAAAACTGCGCTTATCGCAAAAGCACCAAAAGGAAATGTCGTAAATACAGTTGGAGCTGGAGATTCTGTCGTCTCTGGATTTATCGCTTCATACGCAGAACATGGAGATGCAGCAAAAGCCTTCCGTTTTGGTGTTGCCAGTGGCAGTGCAACGGCTTTTCAATCCGATCTATGTCAAAAAGAAGATGTGACGAAATTGATCGATCAAATAGAAGTTTACCCATTTGAAGATAAGGATGTGACAGGATGA
- a CDS encoding histidine phosphatase family protein, with the protein MTRICLIRHGETDWNVQGKIQGKTDIPLNTEGMKQARLCATYLTSSGWDVIITSPLKRARETARLINEQLHLPLVEMSEFEEKHFGDAEGMTYEERALTFPNRHYPNQEDNQLFAERLSSGLQTIHERYPNKRVLLVSHGGVINALLGTLSNGEIGSGKTRLLNACFSHIQFDHRNWVIEKYNQVSHLEKVMSGT; encoded by the coding sequence ATGACTAGGATTTGTTTAATAAGGCACGGAGAAACGGATTGGAATGTACAAGGAAAGATTCAAGGCAAAACCGATATCCCTTTAAATACAGAAGGCATGAAACAAGCCAGGCTTTGTGCGACCTATTTAACTAGTTCTGGTTGGGATGTTATTATTACCAGTCCTCTCAAACGTGCTAGAGAGACTGCTAGACTTATAAACGAGCAACTACACTTGCCGCTTGTTGAGATGTCGGAGTTTGAAGAAAAGCATTTTGGCGATGCTGAAGGCATGACTTACGAGGAGCGGGCATTAACGTTTCCAAATCGTCATTATCCAAACCAAGAAGATAATCAGTTGTTTGCTGAGCGCTTGAGTTCGGGACTGCAAACCATTCATGAACGCTACCCAAACAAGCGGGTGTTACTCGTTTCTCACGGGGGTGTCATAAACGCATTACTAGGCACATTATCAAATGGTGAAATCGGTTCTGGCAAAACAAGATTGCTGAATGCTTGTTTTAGCCATATTCAATTTGATCATCGCAATTGGGTGATCGAAAAGTACAACCAAGTTAGTCATCTTGAAAAAGTGATGAGCGGGACGTAA
- a CDS encoding SMI1/KNR4 family protein, protein MSKIKITLEALKKRLDRNGLLEIQQEEGYLEKAEVLFNPPAAEKDLKKLPFNVPKDYEEFLRLHNGGLIFNHPEYGGGFELFTVDEVLEHRAIPGYDYPDNWYPIAYGYDGCYLIVTDKMVGNGYLYVMDTGYNFEDNMFIGMTFEDWLEKIIIAQGSKFWEWGFIIP, encoded by the coding sequence ATGTCTAAGATAAAAATTACTTTAGAAGCTTTGAAGAAGCGTCTCGATAGAAATGGCCTTTTGGAAATTCAACAGGAAGAGGGATATTTGGAGAAAGCGGAAGTGCTCTTTAATCCTCCGGCAGCAGAAAAAGATCTGAAGAAATTGCCATTTAATGTACCGAAAGACTACGAAGAGTTTCTTCGTTTGCATAATGGGGGACTTATTTTCAACCATCCCGAATATGGTGGGGGCTTTGAACTTTTTACTGTAGATGAAGTTTTGGAACACAGAGCTATCCCTGGCTATGACTATCCTGATAACTGGTATCCGATTGCTTATGGATATGATGGCTGTTATTTGATCGTGACGGACAAAATGGTAGGCAATGGCTATCTTTATGTCATGGATACTGGCTATAACTTCGAAGATAATATGTTCATTGGCATGACCTTTGAAGATTGGCTTGAAAAAATTATCATCGCACAGGGATCAAAATTCTGGGAATGGGGATTCATAATTCCATAA
- a CDS encoding MBL fold metallo-hydrolase: protein MLKVYEHEQVVCMEAILEETRSKVFLYLVDGMLIDTGAEKIQDELKDLLCKLSFDQVVLTHHHEDHTGNAAWIQQNYKVPFFIHPYGQEITDKDGDYPAYRQLTWGNRKAFRTQVLNECINSRTLEWQVIYTPGHADDHVALYHSESGRLFTGDLFVSPKTRVVMKGESISQIKTSLRKLLALPFQSVFCSHAGYLKNGRALVEQKLHYLEALQEKIIYLYQNGVTPNDIKRQLFPKNYPIVTLSKGEWDSLHIVSSTIADYEEKKNRHSRPRANALGILRRGNSVLVEQQFARHSSGEGPFYRPIGGTIELGERSTKTLQREFKEELGVGITIVRYVDVLENIYTLKNQIFHEISLVYEVELEQANLYDQETFNVFENGKMTKAKWVSLDELEGNQTVLYPNGLLELLKKLPNPVANK from the coding sequence ATGCTAAAAGTTTATGAACATGAACAAGTTGTGTGTATGGAAGCAATTTTAGAAGAAACCCGTAGTAAAGTTTTTCTATATTTAGTAGACGGTATGCTGATTGATACTGGCGCTGAGAAAATACAGGACGAGCTAAAAGACCTGTTATGCAAGCTTTCTTTTGATCAAGTTGTTTTAACGCATCATCATGAAGACCATACTGGAAATGCAGCTTGGATTCAACAAAATTATAAAGTTCCATTTTTTATTCATCCATATGGTCAAGAAATTACGGATAAAGATGGCGATTATCCAGCTTATCGTCAACTCACATGGGGAAATCGCAAAGCTTTTCGTACTCAAGTTCTAAATGAATGCATAAATTCGCGCACGCTTGAATGGCAAGTAATCTATACGCCAGGCCATGCAGACGATCACGTGGCGTTGTATCATTCAGAATCGGGTCGTTTGTTTACTGGAGATTTGTTTGTATCACCGAAAACACGAGTTGTGATGAAAGGGGAATCAATCTCACAGATTAAAACATCACTGCGCAAATTATTGGCGCTTCCGTTTCAATCTGTTTTTTGCAGTCATGCCGGCTATCTTAAAAATGGGCGTGCTTTAGTAGAGCAAAAACTACATTATTTAGAGGCCTTACAAGAAAAAATTATCTACCTTTATCAAAATGGCGTAACTCCAAACGATATAAAACGACAACTATTCCCTAAAAACTATCCCATTGTTACATTGTCAAAAGGAGAGTGGGATTCACTCCATATTGTTTCTTCTACTATCGCTGACTACGAAGAAAAAAAGAATCGACATTCGCGACCTAGAGCTAACGCGTTAGGGATTTTAAGAAGAGGTAATTCTGTTTTAGTAGAACAGCAATTTGCGCGTCATTCAAGTGGAGAAGGTCCTTTTTATCGCCCAATTGGGGGAACGATAGAACTTGGCGAACGATCGACTAAAACATTGCAAAGAGAGTTTAAAGAAGAACTCGGTGTTGGTATTACGATTGTTCGTTATGTAGATGTGTTAGAGAATATTTATACCTTAAAAAATCAAATTTTTCACGAAATTTCTTTGGTTTATGAAGTGGAATTAGAACAAGCTAATCTTTATGACCAGGAGACATTTAATGTTTTTGAAAATGGCAAAATGACAAAAGCTAAATGGGTATCACTTGATGAATTAGAAGGTAATCAAACCGTTCTTTATCCTAACGGCTTACTCGAACTACTAAAAAAACTGCCAAACCCAGTTGCTAATAAGTGA
- a CDS encoding SRPBCC family protein, with the protein MVKWKEEMTINANIEKVWRLFQDENIKRLMPKVEEHILLENNNNELGAKHAQSYHEGGQLQTYIVETVGYEDMSDKKLKQTQFEMGQSFDVFYSFTLRKENENQTTFVYEGLNKGKGLLGKVMLLSGSKKTRQQTVMTFMDRVKEEALKS; encoded by the coding sequence ATGGTTAAATGGAAAGAAGAAATGACGATTAACGCAAATATCGAAAAGGTATGGCGTTTATTCCAAGACGAAAACATTAAACGATTAATGCCAAAAGTTGAAGAACATATTTTACTCGAAAACAATAATAATGAATTGGGCGCAAAACATGCTCAAAGCTATCACGAAGGCGGTCAATTGCAAACCTATATTGTGGAGACCGTTGGCTATGAAGATATGTCAGATAAAAAGCTGAAACAAACACAGTTTGAAATGGGTCAAAGTTTCGATGTGTTTTATTCGTTTACGTTGAGGAAAGAAAATGAAAATCAAACAACGTTCGTCTACGAAGGATTGAATAAAGGCAAAGGTTTACTCGGGAAGGTGATGTTATTGTCTGGTAGTAAAAAGACGCGACAGCAAACTGTCATGACATTTATGGATCGGGTAAAAGAAGAAGCGCTGAAAAGCTAA
- the ptsP gene encoding phosphoenolpyruvate--protein phosphotransferase, with translation MTQTMSGIAASNGIAIAKAFRLENPELNVDKRTVSDADNEITRLTSALEKSIAELEVIQKKTAEQISEKEAAIFGAHLLVLSDPELVGPITEKIKTENVNAEFALQEATDMFIGMFEAMDNEYMKERAADIRDVRKRVLAHLLGVTIQSPSMISDEVIIIAEDLTPSDTVQLNAQFVKGFITDIGGRTSHSAILARTLEIPAVVGAKKAMADIQNGMVVIVDGLDGMILIDPEDSVIEQYKNKQAAYEEQKAEWAVLKNEATVTADGQAVELGANIGTPKDITGVVDNGGEAIGLYRTEFLYMGRDSFPTEDEQVEAYAAVLKGMEGKPTVVRTLDIGGDKELSYLDLPKELNPFLGLRAIRLCLEMPDMFRTQLRALLRASVHGNLKIMFPMIATLDEFRSAKALLLEEKAKLQAEGVEVSETIEVGIMVEIPSTAVMADTFAKEVDFFSIGTNDLIQYTMAADRMNESVSYLYQPFNPAILRLVKMVIDASHREGKWTGMCGEMAGDEIAIPILLGLGLDEFSMSASSILKARAQISKLSRAEMAQHTDRILALGTSQEVEDYVKQLPTK, from the coding sequence ATGACCCAAACAATGTCCGGAATAGCAGCCTCAAATGGAATTGCCATCGCGAAAGCTTTTCGCTTGGAAAATCCGGAATTGAATGTTGATAAACGAACAGTTTCGGATGCAGATAACGAAATAACACGATTAACTTCGGCATTAGAAAAGTCAATTGCTGAATTAGAAGTGATCCAGAAAAAAACAGCTGAACAAATTAGTGAAAAAGAAGCGGCCATCTTTGGCGCTCACCTACTTGTATTAAGCGATCCTGAACTCGTAGGACCGATTACAGAAAAGATCAAAACTGAAAACGTCAATGCAGAATTTGCATTACAAGAAGCAACGGATATGTTTATTGGCATGTTTGAAGCGATGGACAACGAGTATATGAAAGAACGCGCTGCAGATATTCGTGACGTACGTAAACGTGTACTCGCTCACCTATTAGGTGTAACTATTCAAAGCCCAAGCATGATTTCTGATGAAGTGATCATCATTGCGGAAGATTTAACCCCTTCTGATACAGTGCAATTAAATGCGCAGTTTGTGAAAGGTTTTATTACTGATATTGGTGGACGTACTTCCCACTCGGCGATTTTGGCGCGCACTTTGGAAATTCCTGCAGTCGTAGGTGCTAAAAAAGCAATGGCCGATATCCAAAACGGCATGGTGGTTATTGTTGACGGATTAGATGGTATGATTTTAATCGATCCTGAAGACAGCGTTATTGAACAATACAAAAACAAACAAGCGGCCTACGAAGAACAAAAAGCTGAATGGGCTGTTTTGAAAAACGAAGCAACGGTTACGGCTGACGGGCAAGCTGTTGAACTTGGCGCGAATATCGGGACACCTAAAGATATTACAGGTGTTGTCGATAACGGCGGCGAAGCAATTGGCTTGTATCGTACGGAATTTCTTTATATGGGACGCGATTCATTCCCTACTGAAGACGAACAAGTAGAAGCATACGCTGCAGTTTTAAAAGGTATGGAAGGCAAACCAACTGTTGTGCGCACACTTGATATTGGTGGCGACAAAGAATTGTCTTACTTGGATTTACCGAAAGAACTAAATCCATTTCTTGGCTTACGTGCAATTCGTTTATGCTTAGAAATGCCAGATATGTTTAGAACCCAATTGCGTGCACTGTTACGTGCGAGTGTTCATGGCAATTTGAAGATCATGTTCCCTATGATTGCAACGCTTGACGAATTCCGTTCCGCAAAAGCGTTGTTATTAGAAGAAAAAGCGAAGCTTCAAGCTGAAGGCGTAGAAGTAAGCGAAACGATTGAAGTCGGCATCATGGTTGAGATTCCATCAACCGCTGTCATGGCTGATACATTCGCAAAAGAAGTTGATTTCTTCTCGATTGGAACAAATGACTTGATCCAATACACAATGGCTGCAGATCGCATGAATGAAAGCGTGTCGTATTTGTATCAACCATTCAATCCAGCCATTTTGCGTTTAGTCAAAATGGTCATTGATGCTTCTCACCGCGAAGGTAAATGGACGGGCATGTGTGGTGAAATGGCAGGAGATGAAATTGCGATTCCGATTCTTCTAGGTCTTGGCCTTGATGAATTCTCGATGAGTGCTTCATCTATTCTAAAAGCACGCGCACAAATCAGTAAACTGTCAAGAGCTGAAATGGCGCAACATACAGACCGTATCCTAGCACTAGGCACTTCGCAAGAAGTTGAAGACTACGTAAAACAATTGCCAACTAAATAA
- a CDS encoding DoxX family protein: MNIALWIIQGLLALLFISAGTTKLQYEKAKKSLPWVSNHSKGFIAFIGMVEVLGGIGLILPLALGIAPILTPLAALGLLLIMVFATIFHAKRGEYKAIVTNVIIIGLTLLVAVVRF; the protein is encoded by the coding sequence ATGAACATAGCTTTATGGATTATCCAAGGATTATTAGCATTACTTTTTATTAGTGCGGGTACGACCAAGTTACAATATGAAAAGGCAAAAAAATCACTGCCGTGGGTCAGCAATCATTCGAAGGGCTTTATTGCATTTATTGGTATGGTCGAGGTTTTAGGAGGGATTGGCTTAATACTGCCACTTGCTTTAGGCATAGCGCCAATTTTAACCCCCTTAGCGGCTCTAGGTTTATTACTGATTATGGTGTTTGCGACGATATTTCACGCGAAGCGTGGAGAATACAAAGCGATCGTTACTAATGTGATCATTATTGGCTTGACATTACTTGTCGCAGTCGTACGTTTTTAA
- a CDS encoding 3-ketoacyl-ACP reductase, protein MQLLTEKTAFITGAGKGIGRATALALVNEGVNVGLIARTEADLIKLATEIKSLRGRVAYAVADVSDLAQVEKAIEKLTSEIGSADILINNAGIGKYGPFLELEPEEWKRMIDVNLMGMYYVTRTVLPQLIEKNGGDIINISSSSGLRGTAGSSAYSASKFGILGMTESLSQEVRKHNIRVFALTPSRVVTDLTFKEGETDQEKEKFMQPEDLAEYMVAQLKLHPRIFIPTSSQWATNPF, encoded by the coding sequence ATGCAGTTATTAACAGAGAAAACAGCATTTATTACAGGAGCGGGTAAAGGGATTGGACGCGCGACAGCTTTAGCTTTGGTCAACGAGGGAGTCAATGTCGGATTAATCGCACGAACCGAAGCTGATTTAATTAAACTAGCTACAGAAATTAAGTCATTGCGCGGTCGTGTCGCTTATGCTGTGGCAGATGTTTCGGATCTTGCTCAAGTAGAAAAAGCCATTGAGAAATTGACAAGTGAAATCGGCAGCGCCGATATATTGATTAATAATGCGGGAATCGGTAAATATGGACCTTTTTTAGAGTTAGAGCCAGAAGAGTGGAAACGGATGATAGATGTTAATTTAATGGGCATGTACTATGTTACCCGTACAGTATTGCCGCAACTGATTGAAAAAAACGGGGGAGATATCATCAATATTTCCTCCAGCTCAGGTTTGCGAGGAACCGCTGGATCAAGTGCTTATAGCGCTTCTAAATTCGGTATTTTAGGAATGACAGAATCGCTATCACAAGAAGTTCGAAAGCATAATATTCGCGTATTTGCGTTAACCCCAAGCCGTGTAGTAACTGATTTAACATTTAAAGAAGGGGAAACCGATCAAGAAAAAGAGAAATTTATGCAGCCTGAAGATTTAGCTGAATACATGGTAGCGCAGTTAAAGCTTCACCCACGCATATTTATTCCGACTTCAAGTCAGTGGGCAACAAATCCTTTTTAA
- a CDS encoding SRPBCC family protein, with product MVEWTEQQLINASIEDVWTLFSDARLQTIMPQLEKHQLIEGHPNQVGSKYAQQNRIKGRVVNYVMEVTSYVDRPDFKQKDLYFVPAGLFQITLSFVFKKLDHNQTLFVYSGSNRGANLIGRTLLKLDAQNSSKQEVLELIERVKKAAES from the coding sequence ATGGTTGAATGGACGGAACAACAACTAATTAACGCATCAATCGAAGATGTATGGACATTGTTTTCAGACGCCAGGCTACAAACTATTATGCCTCAACTTGAAAAGCATCAATTAATCGAAGGACACCCTAATCAAGTAGGCTCGAAATACGCACAACAAAACCGCATAAAAGGCCGTGTAGTGAATTACGTGATGGAAGTTACTAGTTATGTAGATAGACCTGACTTTAAACAAAAAGACCTTTATTTTGTCCCAGCGGGCTTGTTTCAAATTACATTGAGCTTTGTTTTTAAAAAGCTAGATCATAATCAAACTTTATTCGTTTACAGTGGTTCAAATCGAGGGGCAAACTTGATCGGCAGAACTTTACTTAAGCTTGATGCGCAAAATAGCAGCAAGCAAGAAGTTCTGGAATTGATAGAGCGTGTAAAAAAGGCGGCTGAATCGTGA
- a CDS encoding PTS fructose transporter subunit IIABC, which translates to MKITQLLTEQTIILDLSAKTKQQVLEELANQLDRAGKLTDKQAFTKAILERESQSTTGIGDGIAIPHAKSSAVKFPAIAFGRSPKGLDFESLDGQPSHLFFMIAASEGANDEHLEALSRLATFLMDEKFRGNILAAQSKQEIVEIVSKKEAAVDQPEDEVEQTSVDATQKKILAVTACPTGIAHTYMAAEKLNERAKELGISIKVETNGSSGAKNRLTAEDIAGADAIIVAADTKVEMSRFDGKLVIQTAVGKAIYETDQLLNRAVTGDAPTYTHVQSKEDADAGDSKGGFYKHLMNGVSNMLPFVVGGGILIAISFFWGINAGNPDSPEYNEFAAMLSTIGGGKAFFLMVPVLAGFIAMSIADRPGFAPGMIGGLIAITVTGVEGASGGSGFLGGLIAGFLAGYVTLFVKKMFSRLPNSLEGLKPVLFFPVFAIAITGIIMMLVNPQLTKVYTGISSFLESLGGTNLILVGLLLGGMMAIDMGGPINKAAYTFGLAMLDAENFNFMAAVMAAGMVPPLGLAIATSLFKNKFTKPEREAGKTAYVLGACFITEGVIPFAAADPARVIPATVAGASVTGALVMLFDIALRAPHGGIFVIGLVDGGIPNILLYITAILIGSVVTALVAGTLKKRIIA; encoded by the coding sequence ATGAAAATCACACAGCTGTTAACGGAACAAACCATCATTTTAGACTTATCAGCTAAAACAAAACAACAGGTTTTGGAAGAATTAGCGAACCAATTAGACCGTGCCGGTAAATTAACCGATAAACAAGCTTTCACAAAAGCCATTTTAGAACGTGAAAGTCAGAGTACGACAGGGATTGGTGATGGCATTGCGATTCCTCATGCCAAGTCATCTGCAGTTAAATTTCCAGCGATTGCGTTTGGCCGTTCGCCAAAAGGACTTGATTTTGAATCGCTAGATGGGCAGCCGAGTCATTTGTTCTTTATGATTGCCGCAAGCGAAGGGGCAAACGATGAACATCTCGAGGCTTTGTCGCGCCTGGCCACATTTTTAATGGATGAGAAGTTCCGCGGAAATATATTAGCTGCGCAATCAAAACAAGAAATAGTCGAGATTGTCTCTAAAAAAGAAGCAGCGGTCGACCAACCAGAAGATGAAGTCGAACAAACGTCTGTAGACGCCACACAAAAGAAGATTTTAGCAGTGACGGCGTGTCCAACAGGCATTGCACATACATATATGGCCGCAGAAAAATTAAATGAACGAGCTAAAGAATTGGGCATTTCAATTAAAGTGGAAACAAACGGTTCAAGCGGTGCTAAAAACCGATTGACTGCTGAAGACATTGCTGGAGCGGATGCTATTATTGTCGCAGCTGACACGAAAGTGGAAATGAGTCGTTTTGACGGCAAGCTGGTCATTCAAACTGCGGTGGGGAAAGCGATTTATGAAACAGACCAATTACTAAACCGAGCGGTAACAGGAGATGCTCCAACGTATACGCACGTGCAATCTAAAGAAGACGCGGATGCGGGGGACAGCAAAGGCGGCTTTTATAAACATTTAATGAATGGTGTATCGAATATGTTGCCGTTTGTCGTCGGTGGTGGGATCCTCATTGCTATTTCGTTTTTCTGGGGCATCAATGCAGGCAATCCCGATAGTCCTGAATACAATGAATTTGCGGCAATGTTAAGCACCATCGGAGGCGGGAAAGCGTTCTTCTTAATGGTTCCGGTACTCGCCGGCTTTATCGCAATGAGCATTGCCGACCGTCCTGGGTTTGCACCGGGTATGATTGGGGGATTAATCGCCATTACAGTAACAGGTGTTGAAGGGGCAAGTGGAGGATCTGGATTTTTGGGTGGATTGATTGCCGGATTTCTGGCAGGTTATGTGACACTTTTTGTGAAGAAAATGTTTTCTAGGTTGCCTAACTCTCTAGAAGGATTAAAACCGGTATTGTTTTTCCCAGTGTTTGCAATTGCAATTACAGGCATTATCATGATGCTAGTCAATCCACAACTGACAAAAGTATATACTGGGATTTCTTCTTTCCTTGAAAGTTTAGGTGGGACAAACTTAATACTTGTCGGATTATTACTAGGTGGCATGATGGCGATTGATATGGGTGGTCCTATCAACAAAGCAGCTTACACATTTGGGCTGGCGATGTTAGATGCGGAAAACTTCAACTTCATGGCAGCAGTTATGGCAGCTGGTATGGTGCCACCACTTGGTTTAGCGATAGCCACAAGTTTGTTTAAAAACAAATTTACAAAACCCGAACGTGAAGCAGGGAAGACGGCTTATGTTCTCGGCGCTTGCTTTATCACCGAAGGCGTTATCCCGTTTGCCGCAGCAGACCCGGCACGTGTGATTCCCGCTACGGTTGCAGGGGCATCCGTGACAGGCGCGCTTGTTATGTTGTTTGATATAGCATTACGCGCACCACACGGCGGAATCTTTGTGATCGGATTAGTAGACGGCGGTATACCGAACATCCTACTGTACATTACAGCTATTTTAATCGGTTCTGTTGTTACGGCACTCGTTGCTGGGACACTGAAAAAAAGAATAATCGCATAA